The following proteins are encoded in a genomic region of Sulfurimonas sp. HSL3-7:
- a CDS encoding DUF6515 family protein yields MRYNKMATVALSVILSGGMLSAESGHTGGKESYGKHTEVKRSAGLKRTDRDKDAHQRLSKTPKERTPEVRYKINRPPETVHRIVKQEAEVKRKRPPVQKELKRIERPHHWIPPKTKPLPPHRRPGYVIRTIPKVAMTLTLGGLLFYYSDGIYYRHHDSGFVVIVPPIGLIVPVLPPGYTVFSLHGSTYYYYADVYYVWDIHHRAYRVVEAPEAYERYQPGDIVDTLPDGTYTVTIDGVQYYRYNGIYFMQAIQGERIVYIVVTP; encoded by the coding sequence ATGCGTTATAACAAAATGGCGACGGTCGCATTGTCAGTGATACTCTCGGGAGGGATGCTCTCTGCAGAGTCCGGGCATACTGGAGGAAAAGAGAGTTACGGTAAACACACGGAGGTGAAACGAAGTGCAGGTCTCAAACGGACTGACCGTGACAAAGATGCACATCAACGCCTTTCGAAAACACCGAAGGAGCGGACACCTGAGGTACGCTATAAGATCAATAGACCACCGGAGACGGTCCACCGCATCGTAAAGCAGGAAGCAGAGGTCAAGCGCAAACGGCCCCCTGTTCAAAAAGAACTCAAGAGGATAGAACGCCCTCACCACTGGATACCTCCCAAGACCAAACCGCTGCCGCCCCACCGTCGTCCGGGCTATGTCATCCGTACCATACCGAAAGTGGCCATGACCCTCACCCTGGGCGGCCTGCTCTTCTACTACTCGGACGGCATCTACTACCGCCATCATGACAGCGGCTTTGTCGTCATTGTGCCGCCGATAGGGCTCATCGTGCCGGTACTGCCGCCGGGGTACACCGTTTTCAGTCTCCATGGCAGCACCTACTACTACTATGCCGATGTCTACTACGTTTGGGATATCCATCACCGGGCCTACCGCGTAGTGGAAGCACCCGAAGCCTATGAGCGCTACCAGCCCGGTGACATTGTCGACACTCTGCCCGACGGCACCTACACCGTAACGATCGACGGCGTGCAGTACTACCGTTACAACGGGATCTATTTTATGCAGGCGATACAGGGTGAACGAATCGTCTACATCGTCGTCACCCCCTAA
- the putP gene encoding sodium/proline symporter PutP, which produces MLELPVIISFSIYMLVMVAIGLYFYFKTKDLSDYVLGGRGLGPGVTALSAGASDMSGWLLLGLPGMLYSDGIVGSWIAVGLIIGAYLNWHYVAKPLRVYTHHLNDAITIPDYFSNRFEESGNGLRIVTALVILLFYTLYTSSGLVGGAKLFEATFGLDYDTALLAGSFIIVSYTFLGGYNAVSWTDFIQGILMMLALVVTPLVVIYEIGGVSAALETIGRIKPENLDFMTGSSFIGIISLMAWGLGYFGQPHILVRFMSIRDEHEMHRAKQIGMGWMIASVIGSLAVGFFGFAYVAANGIDLQDSEKIFITLSQLLFNPWIAGFLLAAILAAIMSTVDSQLLVSSSVLTRDLYHASIRPDAGDKELVWLGRATVIAIAVIAWYLSTDRDSTVLSLVAYAWAGFGAAFGPLIILSLYHRGITKIGAIAGMVAGTVTVIVYKQLEGGIFDLYELLPGFIAGAVAILVFSRGSRVSSTCWATHEAVWKRLNKR; this is translated from the coding sequence ATCTTAGAACTCCCCGTTATCATCTCGTTTTCAATCTATATGCTCGTAATGGTCGCTATCGGCCTCTATTTCTACTTCAAGACCAAAGACCTCTCCGACTATGTGCTCGGAGGGCGCGGCCTCGGGCCGGGCGTGACGGCGCTCAGTGCCGGTGCCTCCGACATGAGCGGCTGGCTGCTGCTGGGACTGCCGGGCATGCTCTACAGCGATGGGATCGTCGGCAGCTGGATCGCGGTCGGGCTGATCATCGGTGCCTACCTGAACTGGCACTATGTCGCCAAGCCGCTGCGGGTCTATACGCACCATCTCAACGACGCCATCACGATACCCGACTACTTCTCCAACCGCTTTGAAGAGAGCGGCAACGGCCTGCGCATCGTCACCGCGTTGGTGATCCTGCTCTTTTACACGCTCTACACCTCTTCAGGCCTTGTCGGCGGCGCCAAGCTCTTCGAGGCGACTTTCGGACTCGATTACGACACGGCACTGCTTGCGGGCAGCTTCATCATCGTCTCCTATACCTTCCTGGGCGGCTACAATGCGGTGAGCTGGACCGACTTCATTCAGGGGATATTGATGATGCTGGCCCTGGTGGTGACGCCGCTGGTGGTCATCTACGAGATCGGGGGTGTTTCTGCCGCACTCGAGACCATCGGGAGAATCAAGCCCGAAAACCTTGATTTTATGACCGGAAGTTCTTTCATAGGGATCATCTCGCTGATGGCCTGGGGACTGGGGTATTTCGGCCAGCCGCACATCCTGGTGCGCTTTATGTCGATACGCGACGAGCATGAGATGCACCGCGCCAAGCAGATCGGCATGGGCTGGATGATCGCCTCCGTCATCGGTTCTCTTGCCGTCGGTTTTTTCGGTTTTGCCTATGTTGCGGCCAACGGCATCGACCTGCAGGACAGCGAGAAGATCTTCATCACCCTCTCGCAGCTGCTTTTCAACCCCTGGATAGCCGGCTTCCTGCTTGCCGCTATTCTGGCCGCCATCATGAGCACGGTCGACTCGCAGCTGCTGGTCTCCTCGTCGGTACTGACCCGCGATCTCTACCACGCCTCGATTCGACCCGACGCGGGTGACAAAGAGCTTGTCTGGTTAGGCCGTGCCACGGTGATCGCTATCGCCGTTATTGCCTGGTACCTCTCAACCGACAGAGATTCCACTGTTCTCTCCCTCGTTGCCTACGCCTGGGCCGGTTTCGGCGCGGCCTTCGGTCCGCTGATCATTCTATCGCTCTACCACAGGGGGATCACCAAGATCGGTGCGATAGCCGGCATGGTCGCGGGAACGGTGACGGTTATTGTCTACAAGCAGCTTGAAGGGGGCATCTTTGATCTCTACGAGCTCCTGCCGGGCTTCATTGCGGGGGCGGTCGCCATTTTGGTTTTCAGCAGAGGAAGCCGTGTCTCATCGACATGCTGGGCAACGCACGAAGCCGTCTGGAAACGTTTGAACAAACGGTAA
- a CDS encoding SDR family NAD(P)-dependent oxidoreductase: protein MGNQLNGKRVLVTGATSGIGKACAHRLAEAGTDLVLCGRNGEKLEALKQAFGPFGVDIKVLVFDVRNRKEVESRLSILLETTAIDILINNAGLALGLEAFDGGDVDQWEEMIDANIKGLLYVSRAVVPQMRRRNSGHILNIGSIAGKMTYPGGNVYSATKAAVHALGEAMNIDLAGTAVRVGNIAPGAVETNFSNTRFSGDETRADAVYEGYEPLHPEDIADLALYILNAPSHVNIQDVLVMPTAQRNPYVHSRNG, encoded by the coding sequence ATGGGCAATCAACTCAACGGCAAACGGGTGCTTGTCACCGGTGCGACCTCCGGCATCGGCAAGGCCTGTGCTCATAGACTGGCCGAAGCCGGAACAGATCTGGTGCTCTGCGGACGCAACGGTGAGAAACTCGAGGCACTTAAACAGGCGTTTGGCCCTTTCGGTGTTGATATCAAAGTGCTGGTTTTCGACGTGCGAAACCGCAAAGAGGTCGAAAGCCGGCTCTCCATCCTGCTGGAGACGACGGCGATCGACATCCTGATCAACAACGCGGGGCTGGCTCTGGGGCTGGAGGCTTTCGACGGGGGCGATGTCGACCAGTGGGAAGAGATGATCGATGCGAACATCAAGGGGCTGCTCTACGTCAGCCGCGCCGTCGTGCCGCAGATGCGGCGCCGAAACAGCGGTCATATCCTCAACATCGGCAGTATTGCCGGCAAGATGACCTACCCGGGCGGCAACGTCTACAGCGCGACCAAAGCCGCCGTGCACGCCCTGGGCGAGGCGATGAACATCGACCTTGCCGGTACGGCGGTCCGGGTCGGAAATATCGCCCCGGGTGCCGTGGAGACCAACTTTTCTAACACCCGTTTCAGCGGCGATGAAACCAGGGCTGATGCGGTCTATGAAGGCTACGAGCCGCTGCATCCCGAGGATATCGCCGATCTGGCACTCTACATCCTGAACGCACCGTCGCACGTCAACATCCAGGATGTCCTCGTCATGCCGACGGCACAGCGAAACCCCTACGTCCACAGCCGCAACGGCTGA
- a CDS encoding diguanylate cyclase: protein MTKVVSFLARLGFWPFVMLFTILATILAETAVMAVSYWLTGSFFDKMLLTAGFIVPIFVGLFMFSLVAYLIRYLVTVQENLKSAEKGLKNSNMLLKEAQDIAHLGFWEFDLEKDRLFWSDEVYRIFGLQPQEFEATFEGFLNYVHPEDRDALANEYRQSVQEKRSYHLVHRIIPKNGSVRYVEEHCEHSYNKEGKPVRSIGTVYDITERIADQNKLQRLFDLQKNIIIQTDGQVIKKANYSFLHFFGYATLEDFLKEHGCICDLFVEDERFFHRGKLPEGNEDWVEVLQTLPKKERVVSLLNTHGHPYAFSVSINHFDDDDFIVSFTDISETMSEQFSLEERVSRDHLTGAYSRGFFDENIGDFIENAEKRNRHLGLIMMDIDHFKNVNDTFGHDIGDRVLKHLVSTVKYSIRSGDLLIRWGGEEFLLIIETESVETLRRMAEHVRQRVESELFEIVGKVTCSFGMTLHTPDESIDQTLKRADIALYEAKESGRNKVVQAKNQIYVYGR from the coding sequence GTGACAAAAGTGGTCTCTTTTTTAGCAAGGTTGGGGTTTTGGCCGTTCGTCATGCTCTTTACGATTTTGGCCACGATCCTTGCAGAGACGGCCGTCATGGCAGTGAGCTATTGGCTGACAGGCAGTTTTTTTGACAAGATGCTCCTGACCGCCGGATTTATCGTCCCGATCTTTGTCGGCCTCTTCATGTTCTCCCTTGTCGCATACCTGATCCGCTACCTGGTTACGGTCCAGGAGAACTTGAAATCCGCGGAAAAAGGGTTGAAAAATTCAAATATGCTGCTTAAAGAGGCGCAGGATATTGCCCATTTGGGTTTTTGGGAGTTCGATCTGGAAAAGGATAGACTTTTTTGGAGCGATGAGGTTTATCGGATCTTCGGATTGCAACCTCAGGAATTTGAAGCGACCTTTGAAGGCTTTTTAAACTATGTTCATCCCGAGGACCGTGATGCCTTGGCTAATGAGTACAGGCAATCCGTTCAAGAGAAACGAAGTTACCATCTTGTCCACCGTATCATCCCGAAAAACGGATCAGTTCGCTATGTCGAAGAACACTGTGAACACTCCTACAACAAGGAAGGCAAGCCTGTACGCTCCATTGGTACTGTCTACGACATTACAGAGCGTATCGCCGATCAGAACAAGCTTCAGCGCCTTTTCGACCTGCAGAAGAACATCATCATTCAAACGGATGGCCAAGTTATAAAAAAGGCCAACTACTCTTTCTTGCACTTTTTTGGTTATGCAACCCTCGAGGATTTTTTGAAAGAGCACGGCTGCATCTGCGACCTTTTCGTCGAAGATGAGCGGTTTTTCCACCGTGGGAAATTGCCCGAGGGAAATGAGGATTGGGTCGAGGTGCTGCAGACGCTTCCGAAAAAAGAGCGTGTGGTTTCACTGCTCAATACACACGGGCACCCTTATGCATTCAGTGTATCCATCAATCATTTCGACGATGATGATTTCATCGTCTCCTTTACCGACATCAGTGAGACCATGTCGGAGCAGTTCTCACTGGAGGAACGGGTAAGCCGTGACCACCTTACAGGCGCCTACAGCAGGGGGTTCTTTGATGAAAATATCGGTGATTTTATTGAAAATGCCGAAAAACGGAACCGTCATCTCGGCCTTATTATGATGGACATCGACCATTTCAAAAACGTCAACGACACCTTCGGCCATGACATCGGCGACAGAGTCCTGAAGCATCTCGTCTCGACGGTAAAGTACTCCATCCGTAGCGGGGACCTGTTGATCAGATGGGGCGGAGAAGAGTTTCTGCTGATCATCGAGACGGAATCGGTCGAAACGCTGAGACGGATGGCCGAGCATGTCAGGCAGCGCGTTGAAAGTGAGCTTTTTGAAATAGTCGGCAAGGTAACCTGCAGCTTCGGGATGACACTCCATACCCCGGATGAATCGATCGACCAGACCCTAAAGCGTGCCGATATAGCCCTCTATGAAGCCAAAGAGAGCGGTAGGAACAAGGTGGTTCAAGCCAAAAATCAAATATACGTCTACGGAAGATAG
- a CDS encoding bifunctional proline dehydrogenase/L-glutamate gamma-semialdehyde dehydrogenase, with protein MRTLSPEIIEKTKRVASGWQQRIQEVRAKEELKFHAMMAGMLKNPRNKVFLIELLDQSFRSGDPGRVADQLEYIFAKYENTDFFSDFEKLLIWLFRRVGCHIPNFSVPLFIRLLREEVSGVVIKGEEHPLFKHIQRRREEGTRVNINVIGEAVLGEKEAHKRLDKYVASLRRPQIDYISIKISTIFSQLNPLAHEWSVEELVERIGRVYDAAMANTFVDRHGQVCHKFVNLDMEEYRDLSLTVDAFMATLSKERFKHYHAGIVIQSYMPDAMSQLQKLAAWAVKRVEEGGAPIKVRLVKGANQEMERAEASLRGWPCITYNQKVETDANYKQLMDYLLDPAIAPCVHLGIASHNLFEHALATTLAKERKVESYLTAEMLEGMSEAAYRVLKEEGIEVILYAPTATMATFTNAVAYLVRRFDENTAEGNFMRHSFGLEAGSAVWHQLEAGFEEACRSMGSIPLEPFRTQDRGIEEAKTVPGPQSYRFENESDTDFILEPNRRWAEAIRDKWQNIGKNGGFHAEVVVGGESFAGGERTEVIDKSQYREGALVGSYAKASAQQLQRAADAARNDPDGWRKLSSTERGKILMEAANEVRRSRGDLIGVAAAEVGKVFTETDVEVSEAIDFLNFYPYSVAQLESLAGVNLSPKGAGLVVSPWNFPVAIPAGGITAALAAGNTVILKPASAAVLSAYRLCECFWAAGVGKNTLQFVPCDGALAGRELIPNRAIDFVIFTGGESTAYEMIRSRPDIHLSAETGGKDATIITAMADRDQALANVLASAFNNSGQKCSATSLLVLEREVYEDEAFKAILLDAASSLETGSVWAFENKIGSLVDRPAGKLAHALEHLDEGESWLLPPAYADNDNPYMLRPAIRWGTKRGDYCHTNELFGPLLSVICAEDLDDAIDIVNATGYGLTSGIESLDEREVKRWKEALIAGNLYINRPTTGAIVLRQPFGGMRKSAIGSGKKAGGPNYVTQFLNITAETEPQQSDHPLLDKLRKLMEGETHYKEELKKVLETVGNFVYWNEKEFTREHDHFHIRGESNILRYRGVKSVLLRFGSDDTLFEMLCSYCAAKIAGAKVTLSISEDDDSRALLWFAAKQKLLLEEEDDFVMENELALIFSFVHFERIRFLKPEHVSEQLYKDIADKAYYLATAPFVSHGRIELMHYYIEQSVSHRYHRYGNLGSRALEKKEIPS; from the coding sequence ATGAGAACTTTATCACCGGAGATTATCGAAAAGACAAAGCGTGTTGCCAGCGGCTGGCAGCAGCGCATCCAAGAGGTGCGCGCCAAAGAGGAACTCAAGTTCCATGCGATGATGGCCGGGATGCTGAAAAACCCCCGCAACAAGGTCTTTCTGATCGAACTTCTCGACCAGAGTTTCCGCTCCGGTGATCCCGGTCGCGTTGCCGACCAGCTGGAGTATATCTTCGCAAAATATGAAAACACCGACTTCTTCAGTGACTTCGAGAAGCTGCTGATCTGGCTTTTTAGAAGAGTCGGCTGCCATATTCCCAATTTTTCTGTTCCGCTCTTTATACGGCTGCTGCGCGAAGAGGTCAGCGGCGTCGTCATCAAAGGTGAAGAGCACCCGCTTTTCAAACATATTCAGCGTCGCCGAGAAGAGGGGACCCGCGTCAACATCAACGTCATCGGTGAAGCTGTACTGGGGGAGAAAGAGGCCCACAAGCGGCTCGACAAATATGTTGCGTCGCTTCGCCGGCCGCAGATTGACTATATCTCCATCAAGATATCGACCATCTTTTCGCAGCTTAATCCGCTGGCCCATGAATGGAGCGTCGAGGAGCTGGTCGAGCGCATCGGCCGGGTCTATGACGCGGCGATGGCCAACACTTTTGTCGACAGACACGGGCAGGTGTGCCACAAGTTCGTTAACCTCGATATGGAGGAGTACCGCGACCTCTCGCTGACAGTGGACGCCTTTATGGCCACACTCTCAAAGGAGCGGTTCAAACACTACCATGCCGGTATCGTCATACAGAGCTATATGCCCGATGCCATGTCGCAGCTGCAGAAGCTTGCGGCGTGGGCCGTTAAGCGCGTCGAGGAGGGGGGCGCCCCCATCAAGGTACGCCTCGTCAAAGGGGCGAACCAGGAGATGGAGCGTGCCGAGGCGAGCCTGCGCGGCTGGCCCTGCATCACCTACAATCAGAAGGTCGAGACCGACGCCAACTACAAACAGCTGATGGACTACCTGCTTGACCCTGCGATAGCTCCCTGCGTCCATCTTGGCATCGCCTCGCACAACCTCTTTGAACATGCGCTGGCAACGACTTTGGCGAAAGAGAGAAAGGTCGAATCCTACCTTACCGCCGAGATGCTCGAGGGGATGAGCGAAGCGGCTTACCGCGTGCTGAAAGAGGAGGGGATAGAGGTGATCCTCTACGCCCCGACGGCGACCATGGCGACCTTTACCAATGCCGTAGCCTATCTCGTGCGCCGTTTCGACGAAAATACTGCCGAAGGGAACTTCATGCGCCACAGCTTTGGGCTCGAAGCGGGTTCTGCCGTATGGCATCAGCTTGAAGCGGGGTTTGAGGAGGCGTGCCGGTCAATGGGGAGCATCCCCCTGGAACCGTTCAGAACGCAGGACCGCGGCATAGAAGAAGCAAAAACCGTGCCTGGGCCGCAGAGCTACCGCTTTGAGAACGAGAGCGATACCGATTTCATTCTCGAACCGAACCGACGCTGGGCAGAGGCAATTCGGGACAAATGGCAGAACATCGGCAAAAACGGCGGCTTCCATGCCGAGGTGGTTGTCGGCGGAGAGAGCTTTGCGGGAGGTGAACGCACAGAGGTGATCGACAAATCCCAATACCGTGAAGGCGCACTGGTTGGAAGCTATGCAAAGGCCTCTGCTCAGCAGCTGCAGCGTGCCGCCGATGCGGCCCGAAACGATCCTGACGGCTGGCGGAAGTTGAGCTCCACAGAGCGCGGGAAGATCCTGATGGAGGCCGCAAACGAGGTCCGAAGAAGCAGGGGCGATCTGATCGGCGTTGCGGCGGCGGAGGTAGGCAAGGTCTTTACCGAGACCGACGTGGAGGTCTCCGAGGCGATCGACTTTCTCAACTTCTACCCCTACAGCGTCGCGCAGCTTGAATCCCTGGCGGGGGTGAATCTCTCTCCGAAAGGGGCAGGCCTTGTGGTCAGCCCGTGGAACTTTCCGGTGGCGATACCCGCCGGCGGTATCACTGCTGCACTGGCGGCGGGCAATACGGTCATCCTCAAGCCGGCCTCTGCCGCGGTGTTGAGCGCCTATCGTCTTTGCGAGTGTTTCTGGGCCGCAGGAGTTGGGAAAAACACGCTTCAGTTCGTCCCCTGCGACGGTGCGTTGGCAGGACGGGAGCTGATACCGAACAGGGCGATCGATTTCGTTATCTTTACCGGCGGTGAATCGACGGCCTACGAGATGATCCGGTCGCGTCCCGATATCCATCTCTCTGCCGAGACCGGGGGCAAGGATGCGACGATCATCACCGCCATGGCTGACCGCGATCAGGCGCTTGCCAATGTGCTTGCTTCGGCTTTCAACAACTCCGGGCAGAAGTGTTCCGCCACCTCGCTGCTGGTGCTGGAGAGGGAGGTTTATGAGGACGAAGCCTTCAAAGCGATACTGCTCGATGCTGCCTCTTCGCTGGAGACAGGTTCGGTGTGGGCGTTTGAAAACAAAATCGGCTCACTGGTCGACAGGCCGGCCGGCAAGCTGGCTCATGCACTCGAGCATCTCGACGAGGGCGAGTCGTGGCTGCTGCCGCCCGCTTATGCGGATAACGATAACCCCTATATGCTGAGGCCCGCCATCCGCTGGGGGACAAAACGGGGCGATTACTGCCACACCAATGAGCTCTTCGGACCGCTCCTCTCGGTTATCTGCGCCGAAGACCTCGACGATGCCATCGATATTGTCAATGCGACCGGCTACGGCCTCACCTCGGGTATCGAGTCACTCGACGAGCGCGAAGTCAAGAGGTGGAAAGAGGCGCTGATCGCGGGCAACCTCTATATCAACCGCCCGACGACCGGGGCCATCGTCCTGCGTCAGCCCTTCGGCGGCATGCGCAAATCGGCTATCGGCAGCGGCAAGAAGGCGGGCGGTCCCAACTATGTCACCCAGTTTCTCAACATAACGGCAGAGACCGAACCGCAGCAGTCGGACCACCCTTTGTTGGATAAGCTGCGTAAACTGATGGAAGGGGAGACCCACTACAAAGAGGAGCTAAAAAAGGTTCTTGAGACAGTGGGCAACTTCGTGTACTGGAACGAAAAAGAGTTTACCAGAGAACACGACCATTTCCATATCCGGGGGGAGAGCAATATCCTGCGTTACCGGGGAGTAAAGAGTGTGCTGCTGCGTTTCGGCAGTGACGATACGCTCTTTGAGATGCTCTGCTCCTACTGCGCGGCAAAGATAGCCGGTGCGAAGGTGACCCTTTCGATCTCCGAAGATGACGACTCCCGGGCGCTGCTCTGGTTCGCCGCAAAACAGAAGCTTTTGCTTGAGGAGGAGGATGACTTTGTGATGGAGAACGAACTCGCACTGATCTTTTCGTTTGTCCATTTCGAGCGCATCCGCTTCCTTAAGCCCGAACACGTCTCGGAGCAGCTCTACAAGGATATCGCCGACAAGGCCTACTATCTCGCCACGGCGCCTTTTGTGTCGCACGGCCGCATCGAACTGATGCACTACTACATCGAACAGAGCGTTTCACACCGGTACCACCGTTACGGTAACCTGGGCAGCAGAGCGCTCGAAAAAAAGGAGATACCATCTTAG
- a CDS encoding TetR/AcrR family transcriptional regulator, producing MNAAGLTSKKDALVKVAGELLESGGYGQLKIAEVAEAASVSMSTIYALFGSKEGLYIAYVEMQLKQFFDELLCRCDGVDDPAERLRIYIVLKFEHMGHQRKLVELGMQNNPLFFQSLLNEFNDILEPVHRFLTDNFRRLQPGTSDTGALLNARLFNGFANGCFQHWIEVGGDTEALAGQVCRQFICMMQQCGGSTTREEGMIR from the coding sequence ATGAACGCAGCGGGATTGACATCAAAAAAGGACGCACTGGTCAAGGTGGCAGGCGAGCTGCTCGAAAGCGGCGGCTACGGTCAGCTGAAAATAGCCGAAGTCGCCGAAGCCGCTTCGGTCTCGATGAGCACGATATATGCGCTGTTCGGATCGAAAGAGGGGCTCTACATCGCATATGTCGAAATGCAGCTGAAACAGTTTTTCGATGAGTTGCTATGCCGCTGTGACGGTGTCGACGACCCTGCGGAGCGGTTGCGAATTTATATCGTCTTGAAATTCGAACATATGGGCCACCAACGGAAACTGGTCGAATTGGGTATGCAGAACAACCCCCTGTTTTTCCAGTCGCTTCTGAACGAGTTCAACGACATCCTGGAACCGGTACACCGTTTTTTGACGGATAATTTCCGGCGTTTGCAGCCGGGGACTAGCGATACGGGGGCGCTGCTGAACGCCCGACTCTTCAACGGCTTCGCCAACGGCTGTTTTCAGCACTGGATCGAGGTCGGCGGCGATACGGAAGCGCTTGCCGGACAGGTATGCCGGCAGTTCATCTGCATGATGCAACAATGCGGCGGATCGACGACAAGGGAAGAGGGGATGATACGATGA